In Solenopsis invicta isolate M01_SB chromosome 13, UNIL_Sinv_3.0, whole genome shotgun sequence, one DNA window encodes the following:
- the LOC105193798 gene encoding probable cytosolic oligopeptidase A — protein sequence MAVSFLGKRIALTQRSFLKIPKRHGYIVLLPEIGEESSEKNPLLKDDNLPEFNTLTIEKCIAAIGKQTVDFEEKMKNLENIVDSKNVDVFNDWLHPIEDAYLPLETTWGIAKTLYFGNQSMMPTKCYMGIHERATRAIASKFGSAPLFKACKEALENKDIKLTHSQRRVLTKYVLEGTLNGLQLQGKEFEKYSDDLSYIMTKIKEYKAKYESSTAVYNMAIHNKHIIEDFPEDYLQSIATDPRQPYMGPWKITLKPYILQPFMEYCPDRELRAAIWDADVTRCSNYQERSVQASVTLEELRGRRIEQAQRLGFKNYADMSMQTKMAGTLENLHDTLETLRQTAFPVQEQEIASLTDFAKERGFNDAIRVWDIAYWGRKQRLSMYNCNEYKWREYFPLPTVLSGLFNHIESLFNVKIVESKKADIWHKDVWFFDIFDLNGSSATPIANFYLDPYARGREKFRKEQDSGWVSTIKSKSKIGNSTPLIALIFNFPPPIGDKPSLLSFRDVQVLFQKFGHALQHLLTTIEYSDIAGLSFVEWDAVFICDFFMENWLYEPFMLQKISEHYKTKEPLPAEAIEGIKKIRSHLAGYKLCKELYLSHLDLELHSSETFWVPMMKRLWPKYFVLPLEKRDVHVCNFEAIWSGNWAAAYFSKVWSEMIAADLYTAFQENKSDESQKELGARFRNTFLSLGGSYPSAEVFRKFRGRDPSPQALLDNLGLTRTAKETK from the exons ATGGCGGTGTCCTTTCTCGGAAAAAGAATCGCTCTAACGCAACGGAGTTTCTTGAAAATTCCGAAGCGACACGGATATATAGTCCT ACTTCCAGAAATAGGCGAAGAATCGTCAGAGAAAAATCCTTTATTGAAGGATGATAATTTACCAGAATTTAACACACTtacaattgaaaaatgtatagcGGCTATTGGAAAGCAAACTGTGGATTTTGAAGAGAAAATgaaaaacttggaaaatattGTAGACT CAAAAAATGTAGATGTATTTAATGATTGGTTGCACCCAATCGAAGACGCATATCTTCCTCTAGAGACTACTTGGGGGATAGCAAAAACTTTGTACTTTGGTAATCAGAGTATGATGCCAACAAAATGTTACATGGGTATTCATGAACGTGCCACAAGAGCCATAGCTAGCAAATTTGGCAGTGCACCACTCTTTAAAGCATGCAAGGAAGCACTGGAAAATAAGGATATTAAATTGACACATTCACAGAGGAGAGTGCTTACCAAGTATGTGTTGGAGGGAACTTTGAATGGCCTGCAACTCCAGGgtaaagaatttgaaaaatactCGGATGACTTAAGCTATATCATGACGAAAATTAAGGAATACAAGGCGAAATATGAG agTTCTACAGCCGTGTATAATATGGCAATACATAATAAGCACATTATTGAAGATTTTCCAGAAGATTATCTGCAGTCTATTGCGACCGATCCTAGGCAACCTTACATGGGGCCTTGGAAGATCACTTTAAAACCGTACATTCTACAACCGTTTATgg AATATTGTCCTGATCGCGAATTAAGGGCAGCGATTTGGGATGCTGACGTTACTCGGTGCTCTAATTATCAAGAAAGATCCGTTCAAGCCAGTGTGACGTTGGAGGAACTCCGAGGAAGAAGAATTGAGCAGGCGCAACGCTTAGGATTCAAAAATTACGCGGATATGAGCATGCAAACAAAGATGGCCGGCACATTGGAGAATCTGCACGACACGCTAGAAACTCTTCGACAAACTG CCTTTCCGGTTCAGGAACAGGAAATCGCAAGTTTAACTGATTTTGCAAAAGAGAGAGGGTTTAATGATGCTATAAGGGTATGGGATATTGCGTATTGGGGTAGAAAACAACGTCTTAGCATGTATaa CTGCAACGAGTACAAATGGAGAGAGTACTTTCCGCTACCGACTGTTTTGTCGGGCCTCTTCAATCACATCGAGTCACTTTTCAACGTGAAAATTGTTGAAAGTAAGAAAGCAGATATCTGGCACAAAGATGTTTGGTTTTTTGACATATTCGATTTGAACGGATCCAGTGCAACACCCATCGCAAACTTCTACCTGGATCCTTATGCCAGAGGCAGGGAGAAATTCCGCAAAGAGCAGGACTCGGGATGGGTATCTACGATCAAAAGCAAAAGCAAAATTGGCAATAGCACTCCGTTGATTGCTCTGATCTTTAATTTTCCGCCACCGATAGGCGATAAACCGTCTTTGCTCTCCTTCAGAGACGTACAAGTCCTCTTCCAGAAG TTTGGGCACGCTTTGCAACATTTGCTAACTACGATTGAGTACTCTGACATTGCCGGATTGTCGTTTGTGGAATGGGATGCGGTATTTATTTGCGATTTCTTTATGGAGAACTG GTTATACGAACCGTTCATGTTGCAAAAAATCTCTGAACATTATAAAACAAAGGAGCCATTACCTGCAGAAGCTATCGAGGGCATTAAAAAGATAAGATCGCATTTAGCTGgctacaaactttgcaaagaaCTTTACTTGTCACATTTGGATCTGGAGTTGCATTCTAG tgaAACATTTTGGGTACCCATGATGAAACGCCTCTGGCCGAAGTATTTCGTGTTACCTCTCGAAAAAAGGGACGTTCACGTTTGCAACTTTGAAGCTATATGGAGCGGCAATTGGGCAGCCGCGTATTTTAG CAAAGTTTGGTCCGAGATGATAGCTGCCGATTTATATACAGCTTTCCAAGAAAACAAATCCGACGAATCGCAGAAGGAGTTGGGCGCTAGGTTCCGCAATACATTTTTGTCCTTAGGCGGCAGTTATCCTTCCGCCGAGGTGTTTAGGAAGTTTAGGGGAAGGGATCCAAGTCCACAGGCGTTACTGGACAATCTGGGATTAACGCGAACAGCGAAGGAAACCAAGTGA